Proteins from a single region of Aythya fuligula isolate bAytFul2 chromosome 3, bAytFul2.pri, whole genome shotgun sequence:
- the SRF gene encoding serum response factor, with product MLPSQAAAGNGAAAAAAAAAAALARRSAGPRGANGGGGGGGGGAAAVGPAGGRLEREALYSGSEGDSESAEDEELGGGERRGIKRGLAEAAGGGGGGGGGAGPVLGPGAAAAAVGAGYGAGGGGGGAAAGGGGGGGGAVSGAKPGKKTRGRVKIKMEFIDNKLRRYTTFSKRKTGIMKKAYELSTLTGTQVLLLVASETGHVYTFATRKLQPMITSETGKALIQTCLNSPDSPPRSDPTTDQRMSATGFEETDLTYQVSESDSSGETKDALKPAFTVTNLPGTTSTIQTAPTTSTSMQASSGPSFPITNYLAPVSASISPSAVTSANGTVLKTTGASAVTSGGLMQIPTGFTLMSGGTMAQQVPVQAIQVHQAPQQTSPSSDSSTDLTQTSSSGTVTLPATIMTSSVPTTVGGHMMYPSPHAVMYAPTSGLADGGLAVLNAFSQAPSAMQVSHSQVQDQGGVPQVFLTAPSGTVQIPVSAVQLHQMAVIGQQSSSGSSLTELQVVNLDTSHSAKSD from the exons ATGTTACCGAGCCAGGCCGCGGCCGGCAACGgggccgctgctgccgccgctgctgctgctgccgccttGGCTCGGCGCTCGGCGGGGCCCCGCGGGGCCAACGGGGGTGGCGGAGGAGGTGGCGGAGGAGCGGCGGCGGTGGGGccggcgggcgggcggctggAGCGGGAGGCGCTGTACAGCGGCAGCGAGGGCGACTCGGAGTCGGCGGAGGACGAGGAGctgggcggcggggagcggagAGGCATCAAGCGGGGCCTGGCGGAggctgcgggaggaggaggaggaggaggaggaggagcggggccggTGCTGGGCcccggagcggcggcggcggcggtgggaGCCGGGTacggagctggaggaggaggaggaggagcggctgccggaggaggaggtggaggtggaggggCCGTGAGCGGAGCCAAGCCCGGCAAGAAGACGCGGGGCCGGGTGAAGATCAAGATGGAGTTCATCGACAACAAGCTGCGGCGCTACACCACCTTCAGCAAGAGGAAGACCGGCATCATGAAGAAG GCCTACGAGCTGTCCACGCTGACGGGCAcgcaggtgctgctgctggtggccagcGAGACGGGCCATGTGTACACCTTCGCCACGCGCAAGCTGCAGCCCATGATCACCAGCGAGACGGGCAAGGCGCTGATCCAGACCTGCCTCAACTCCCCCGACTCGCCCCCGCGCTCCGACCCCACCACCGACCAGCGCATGAGCGCCACGGGCTTCGAGGAGACCGACCTCACCTACCAGGTGTCCGAGTCGGACAGCAGCGGGGAGACCAAG GACGCGCTGAAGCCGGCTTTCACCGTCACCAACCTGCCGGGGACGACGTCCACCATCCAGACGGcccccaccacctccacctccatGCAGGCCAGCAGCGGCCCCTCCTTCCCCATCACGAATTACCTGGCGCCCGTGTCGGCCAGCATCAGCCCCAGCGCCGTCACCAGCGCCAACGGGACCGTGCTGAAGACGACTGGAGCCAGCGCCGTGACGTCGGGGGGCCTCATGCAGATACCCACCGGCTTCACCCTCATGTCAG gTGGTACCATGGCTCAGCAGGTCCCTGTCCAAGCAATCCAGGTGCACCAGGCACCGCAGCAAACGTCTCCCTCCAGTGACAGCAGCACTGACCTTACCCAGACCTCTTCCAGCGGAACAG TGACCCTCCCGGCGACCATCATGACATCGTCCGTGCCAACCACGGTGGGCGGCCACATGATGTACCCCAGCCCGCACGCCGTGATGTACGCCCCCACCTCCGGCCTGGCGGACGGTGGCCTCGCGGTCCTCAACGCCTTCTCGCAGGCGCCCTCGGCCATGCAGGTGTCCCACAGCCAGGTCCAGGATCAGG gtggtgtcccccaggtgtTCCTGACAGCCCCTTCAGGCACTGTTCAGATCCCGGTCTCGGCCGTCCAGCTTCACCAG ATGGCTGTCATcgggcagcagagcagcagcggcagcagcctGACGGAGCTGCAGGTGGTCAACTTGGACACCTCGCACAGCGCCAAGAGTGACTGA
- the PTK7 gene encoding inactive tyrosine-protein kinase 7, which produces MAAVRALLLLLAVGARAAIHFTKEPYSQDALHGRSAILRCEVEDPAHVEFEWLHNGLPVQDTEQRFKEGSNLQFAAVDRHRDAGDFQCVARNSLSGEEARTANASFNIKWIETGSVVLKQPASAAEIQPSSTVVLRCHVDGHPRPTWQWFRDGAPLPDGRGTYAVSSKERSLTLRSASPDDNGVYSCCARSAVGSVCSQDNFTLNIVDESFPQAVVVPQDLIVTKNEEAMFDCQFAAVPPPTQEWLFEDNPVTNRSKTTVFANGSLLITQVKARSTGVYKCVGRGQRGKALVLKATLRLAEIEEMAPFSPKVLTANQGHRVSCVPPRGVPAPQVWWERNQERVPAAGRVHQEAEQLVFTSITEADAGTYTCHAANKAGEKKQELSITVATVPKWVEMPKDSQLEESKPGYLHCLSKASLKPTVTWYRNGVSISEDSRFEISENGTLRINNVEVYDGTTYKCVSSTPAGSIEGYARVHVLEKLKFTPPPQPLQCMEFNKEVTVSCSATGREKPTIQWTKTDGSSLPSHVSHNAGILSFHKVSRSDSGNYTCIASNNPQGEIRATVQLVVAVYVTFKLEPEPTTVYQGHTAMFQCQAEGDPVPHIQWKGKDKILDPSKLLPRIQIMPNGSLVIYDVTTEDSGKYTCIAGNSCNIKHREAFLYVVDKPAAEEDEGPSNHTPYKMIQTIGLSVGAAVAYIIIVLGLMFYCKKRRKAKRLKKHPEGEEPEMECLNGGALLQNGQTTAEIQEEVALTNLGSSSGASKRHSAADKMHFPRANLQTITTLGRGEFGEVFLAKAKGAEDGEGEALVLVKSLQTRDEQLQLDFRREAEMFGKLNHANVVRLLGLCREAEPHYMVLEYVDLGDLKQFLRISKSKDESLKPQPLSTKHKVSLCTQVALGMEHLSNGRFVHRDLAARNCLVSAQRQVKVSALSLSKDVYNSEYYHFRQAWIPLRWMPPEAVLEDEFSTKSDVWSFGVLMWEVFTHGEMPYSPQADDEVLAGLQSGKTKLPPPEGCPSRLAKLMQRCWAPSPKDRPSFSELATALGDSPADSKA; this is translated from the exons CGGTGGGGGCTCGGGCCGCGATCCATTTCACCAAGGAGCCGTACTCGCAGGACGCCCTGCACGGCCGCAGCGCCATCCTCCGCTGCGAGGTGGAGGACCCGGCCCACGTGGAGTTCGAGTGGCTGCACAACGGGCTGCCCGTCCAGGACACGGAGCAGCGCTTCAAGGAAGGCAGCAACCTCCAGTTCGCCGCTGTCGACCGGCACCGGGATGCTGGGGACTTCCAGTGCGTGGCCAGGAACTCGCTGAGCGGGGAGGAGGCGCGCACTGCCAACGCCTCCTTCAACATCAAGT GGATCGAGACGGGCAGCGTGGTGCTGAAGCAGCCGGCCAGCGCAGCTGAGATCCAGCCTTCCTCCACCGTGGTGCTGCGGTGTCACGTCGATGGCCACCCGCG CCCCACGTGGCAGTGGTTTCGGGACGGCGCCCCGCTCCCCGACGGCCGCGGCACCTACGCCGTCAGCAGCAAGGAGCGCAGCCTCACCCTGCGGAGCGCCAGCCCCGACGACAACGGCGTCTACTCCTGCTGCGCCCGCAGCGCCGTCGGCTCCGTCTGCAGCCAGGACAACTTCACGCTCAACATCGTCG ATGAGAGCTTTCCCCAGGCGGTGGTGGTCCCGCAGGACCTCATCGTCACCAAGAACGAGGAGGCGATGTTCGACTGCCAGTTCGCCGCCGTGCCCCCTCCCACGCAGGAGTGGCTCTTTGAGGACAACCCCGTCACCAACAGATCCAA GACCACCGTGTTCGCCAACGGCTCCCTGCTGATCACCCAGGTGAAGGCTCGCAGCACCGGCGTCTACAAGTGCGTCGGCCGTGGGCAGAGGGGGAAAGCTCTGGTGCTGAAGGCCACTCTGCGCCTGGCAG AGATCGAAGAAATGGCCCCCTTCTCCCCGAAGGTGTTGACGGCGAACCAGGGGCACCGCGTGTCCTGCGTCCCTCCGCGGGGCGTGCCCGCGCCCCAGGTCTGGTGGGAGAGGAACCAGGAGCGCGTCCCCGCCGCCGGCAGGGTGCaccaggaggcagagcagctggtCTTCACCAGCATCACCGAGGCGGACGCCGGGACCTACACGTGCCACGCTGCCAACAAGGCCGGGGAGAAGAAACAGGAGCTGAGCATCACCGTGGCTA CGGTACCCAAGTGGGTGGAGATGCCCAAGGACAGCCAGCTGGAGGAGAGCAAGCCAGGCTACCTGCACTGCCTCAGCAAGGCCTCGCTGAAACCCACGGTCACCTGGTACCGCAACGGCGTCTCCATCTCCGAG GACTCGCGCTTTGAGATCTCGGAGAACGGGACGCTGCGCATCAACAACGTGGAGGTGTACGACGGGACCACCTACAAGTGCGTGAGCAGCACGCCGGCGGGCAGCATCGAGGGCTACGCGCGGGTGCACGTGCTAG AGAAGCTGAAGTTCACCCCCCCGCCCCAGCCGCTGCAGTGCATGGAGTTCAACAAGGAGGTGACGGTGTCCTGCTCGGCCACCGGCCGGGAGAAACCCACCATCCAGTGGACTAAAACAG ACGGGAGCAGCCTGCCCTCCCACGTCAGCCACAACGCCGGCATCTTGTCCTTCCACAAGGTGAGCAGGAGCGACTCGGGGAACTACACCTGCATCGCCTCCAACAACCCGCAGGGCGAGATCCGCGCCACCGTGCAGCTCGTGGTGGCAG TTTATGTCACCTTCAAGCTGGAGCCGGAGCCCACGACGGTGTACCAGGGGCACACGGCCATGTTCCAGTGCCAGGCAGAGGGGGACCCCGTGCCGCACATCCAGTGGAAAGGGAAGGACAAGATTTTGGATCCCAGCAAGCTGCTGCCCAG GATCCAGATCATGCCCAACGGCTCCCTGGTCATTTACGACGTCACCACCGAGGACTCGGGAAAATACACCTGCATCGCTGGCAACAGCTGCAACATCAAGCACCGCGAGGCCTTCCTCTACGTCGTAG ACAAGCCGGCGGCGGAGGAGGACGAGGGCCCCAGCAACCACACGCCCTACAAGATGATCCAGACCATCGGGCTGTCGGTGGGGGCCGCCGTCGCCTACATTATCATCGTGCTGGGGCTGATGTTCTACTGCAAGAAGCGGAGGAAAGCCAAGAGGCTGAAGAAGCACCCGGAGGGCGAGGAGCCCGAGATGGAGTGCCTGAACG GTGGAGCTTTGCTGCAGAACGGGCAGACGACGGCGGAGATCCAGGAGGAGGTGGCCTTGACCAacctgggcagcagctctggggccagCAAGCGGCACAGCGCCGCTGACAAGATGCACTTCCCCCGTGCCAACCTGCAGACAATCACTACCCTGG GCAGGGGGGAGTTTGGCGAAGTCTTCCTGGCCAAGGCGAAGGGAGCGGAGGACGGCGAGGGCGAGGCGCTGGTGCTGGTGAAGAGCCTGCAGACGCGGGacgagcagctgcagctggactTCAGGCGCGAGGCGGAGATGTTCGGCAAGCTGAACCACGCCAACGTGGTgcggctgctggggctgtgccgcGAGGCCGAGCCCCACTACATGGTCCTGGAGTACGTGGATTTG GGGGACCTGAAGCAGTTCCTGAGGATCTCCAAGAGCAAGGACGAGTCCCTGaagccccagcccctcagcaccaAGCACAAG GTGTCCCTGTGCACGCAGGTGGCGCTGGGCATGGAGCACCTCTCCAACGGCAGGTTCGTGCACCGGGACTTGGCGGCCAGGAACTGCCTGGTGAGCGCCCAGCGGCAGGTCAAGGTCTCGGCGCTGAGCCTCAGCAAGGACGTGTACAACAG CGAGTACTACCACTTCCGCCAGGCCTGGATCCCCCTGCGCTGGATGCCCCCCGAGGCCGTGCTGGAGGATGAGTTCTCCACCAAGTCGGACGTCTGGTCCTTCGGCGTGCTCATGTGGGAGGTCTTCACGCACGGCGAGATGCCGTACAGCCCGCAGGCGGACGATGAGGTCTTAGCAG ggCTGCAGTCGGGAAAGACGAAGCTCCCCCCGCCCGAGGGCTGCCCGTCACGGCTCGCCAAGCTGATGCAGCGCTGCTGGGCGCCCAGCCCCAAGGACCGACCCTCCTTCAGCGAGCTCGCCACCGCCCTCGGGGACAGCCCGGCCGACAGCAAAGCCTGA